A window from Pelodiscus sinensis isolate JC-2024 chromosome 31, ASM4963464v1, whole genome shotgun sequence encodes these proteins:
- the LOC102444087 gene encoding zinc finger protein RFP-like isoform X4, which translates to MRRSSEGAMAAASPMESLQEEVTCSLCLDYFKDPVITACGHNFCRACLIRCWEGPGPAIPCPQCRAAVQQRHTWPNRQLANMVSIVQQLSLQAIQGAKGGRVCRAHQEPLKLFCEEDQAPICMVCDRSWVHRVHTVVPLEEAAQKYKGKIQAHLKTLRKAREKLLGWKVTREGRSQEYLKQIQAERQKIVAEFQQLRQFLEEQERLLLAQLEKLDKEIGRLQTDTVRKLSVQISHLSERIGELEGTCQKPASEFLQDVRSTLSRCETGPFQLPEEISPELDERVRGFSQKTTALSETLRQFTDTLPSALERARGKFLGAFRHAIVTLDPDTAHPDLVLSGDQKCVRWERARQRLPSTPERFDSVSCVLGREGFTSGRHCWEVEVGHGECWALGVASESVSRKGGISRSPEGGIWAVQQWGGQFWALTSPVTRLYLSLPHRIRVCLDCDQRQVTFIDPGTEALIFSFPPGSLPRERIRPWLRVWPESQLSLRP; encoded by the exons ATGCGCAGAAG CTCAGAAGGAGCCATGGCCGCAGCAAGCCCCATGGAAAGTCTTCAGGAGGAAGTGACATGTtctctttgcctggattatttcaAGGACCCCGTGATCACAGCCTGCGGGCACAATTTCTGTCGTGCCTGCCTCATACGATGCTGGGAGGGACCTGGCCCAGCCATCCCCTGCCCGCAATGCAGAGCAGCTGTGCAGCAGAGACACACCTGGCCCAACAGGCAGCTGGCAAACATGGTGTCAATAGTCCAGCAGCTGAGTCTGCAGGCAATTCAGGGAGCAAAGGGGGGTAGGGTATGCAGGGCACACCAGGAGCcgctgaagctgttctgtgaggAGGATCAAGCCCCCATCTGTATGGTCTGCGACAGGTCCTGGGTGCATCGTGTGCACACGGTGGTTCCTTTGGAGGAAGCTGCCCAGAAGTACAAG GGGAAAATCcaggcccatttgaagactctgaggaaagcgagagaaaagctgctgggatggAAAGTGACCAGAGAGGGGagaagccaggagtatctg aaacagatacaagccgagaggcagaagattgtggccgagtttcagcagctgcggcagttcctggaggaacaagagcgactcctgctggcccagctggagaagctggacaaggagattgggaggctccagactgacactgtcaggaaactcTCTGTACAGATTTCCCATCTCAGTGAGCGGAttggtgagctggaggggacgtgtcagaagccagcgagtgaatttctgcag GATGTCAGAAGCACCTTGAGCAG gtgtgagacggggccgttccagctgccagaggagatttcTCCTGAACTGGACGAGCGAGTCAggggtttctcccagaaaacgactgctctgtcggagactctgaggcAGTTCACAG acacgctgccctctgcactggagagagcaagaggaaagttcCTGGGAGCTTTTAGACACG CGattgtgactctggatccagacacggctcatCCTGACCTCGTCCTGTCTGGGGATCAGAAATGTGTGAGATGGGAACGTGCACGGCAGcgactgcccagcaccccggagAGATTTGACTCTGTGTCCTGTGTGCTGGGTCGTGAGGGattcacctcggggagacattgttgggaggtggaggtggggcatGGGGAATGCTGGGCCTTGGGGGTGGCTAGtgagtctgtgagcaggaagggaggaaTCAGCCGTAGCCCTGAGGGGGGTATCTGGGCTGTGCAGCAGTGGGGTGGTCAGTTCTGGGCTCTCACCTCCCCTGTGACCCGCCTGTATCTGAGCCTCCCACAcaggatccgggtttgtctggactgtgaccagcggcaggtgacatttatcgatcCTGGTACTGAAGCCCTGATCTTCTCTTTCCCACCTGGCTCCCTTCCTcgggagagaatccgaccctggctCCGGGTGTGGCCAGAATCCCAGCTCAGCCTGCGCCCCTGa
- the LOC102444087 gene encoding zinc finger protein RFP-like isoform X1: protein MAAASPMESLQEEVTCSLCLDYFKDPVITACGHNFCRACLIRCWEGPGPAIPCPQCRAAVQQRHTWPNRQLANMVSIVQQLSLQAIQGAKGGRVCRAHQEPLKLFCEEDQAPICMVCDRSWVHRVHTVVPLEEAAQKYKGKIQAHLKTLRKAREKLLGWKVTREGRSQEYLKQIQAERQKIVAEFQQLRQFLEEQERLLLAQLEKLDKEIGRLQTDTVRKLSVQISHLSERIGELEGTCQKPASEFLQDVRSTLSRCETGPFQLPEEISPELDERVRGFSQKTTALSETLRQFTDTLPSALERARGKFLGAFRHAIVTLDPDTAHPDLVLSGDQKCVRWERARQRLPSTPERFDSVSCVLGREGFTSGRHCWEVEVGHGECWALGVASESVSRKGGISRSPEGGIWAVQQWGGQFWALTSPVTRLYLSLPHRIRVCLDCDQRQVTFIDPGTEALIFSFPPGSLPRERIRPWLRVWPESQLSLRP, encoded by the exons ATGGCCGCAGCAAGCCCCATGGAAAGTCTTCAGGAGGAAGTGACATGTtctctttgcctggattatttcaAGGACCCCGTGATCACAGCCTGCGGGCACAATTTCTGTCGTGCCTGCCTCATACGATGCTGGGAGGGACCTGGCCCAGCCATCCCCTGCCCGCAATGCAGAGCAGCTGTGCAGCAGAGACACACCTGGCCCAACAGGCAGCTGGCAAACATGGTGTCAATAGTCCAGCAGCTGAGTCTGCAGGCAATTCAGGGAGCAAAGGGGGGTAGGGTATGCAGGGCACACCAGGAGCcgctgaagctgttctgtgaggAGGATCAAGCCCCCATCTGTATGGTCTGCGACAGGTCCTGGGTGCATCGTGTGCACACGGTGGTTCCTTTGGAGGAAGCTGCCCAGAAGTACAAG GGGAAAATCcaggcccatttgaagactctgaggaaagcgagagaaaagctgctgggatggAAAGTGACCAGAGAGGGGagaagccaggagtatctg aaacagatacaagccgagaggcagaagattgtggccgagtttcagcagctgcggcagttcctggaggaacaagagcgactcctgctggcccagctggagaagctggacaaggagattgggaggctccagactgacactgtcaggaaactcTCTGTACAGATTTCCCATCTCAGTGAGCGGAttggtgagctggaggggacgtgtcagaagccagcgagtgaatttctgcag GATGTCAGAAGCACCTTGAGCAG gtgtgagacggggccgttccagctgccagaggagatttcTCCTGAACTGGACGAGCGAGTCAggggtttctcccagaaaacgactgctctgtcggagactctgaggcAGTTCACAG acacgctgccctctgcactggagagagcaagaggaaagttcCTGGGAGCTTTTAGACACG CGattgtgactctggatccagacacggctcatCCTGACCTCGTCCTGTCTGGGGATCAGAAATGTGTGAGATGGGAACGTGCACGGCAGcgactgcccagcaccccggagAGATTTGACTCTGTGTCCTGTGTGCTGGGTCGTGAGGGattcacctcggggagacattgttgggaggtggaggtggggcatGGGGAATGCTGGGCCTTGGGGGTGGCTAGtgagtctgtgagcaggaagggaggaaTCAGCCGTAGCCCTGAGGGGGGTATCTGGGCTGTGCAGCAGTGGGGTGGTCAGTTCTGGGCTCTCACCTCCCCTGTGACCCGCCTGTATCTGAGCCTCCCACAcaggatccgggtttgtctggactgtgaccagcggcaggtgacatttatcgatcCTGGTACTGAAGCCCTGATCTTCTCTTTCCCACCTGGCTCCCTTCCTcgggagagaatccgaccctggctCCGGGTGTGGCCAGAATCCCAGCTCAGCCTGCGCCCCTGa
- the LOC102444087 gene encoding E3 ubiquitin-protein ligase TRIM7-like isoform X5, whose translation MPRPASRGSSPLARGAPPGRAKPWGPSADSAPPLSLPRPRPPRCHWPLGGGSPRAANPVAGRSLRALGRELRRSRWCRYSPAEEPRSWVHRVHTVVPLEEAAQKYKGKIQAHLKTLRKAREKLLGWKVTREGRSQEYLKQIQAERQKIVAEFQQLRQFLEEQERLLLAQLEKLDKEIGRLQTDTVRKLSVQISHLSERIGELEGTCQKPASEFLQDVRSTLSRCETGPFQLPEEISPELDERVRGFSQKTTALSETLRQFTDTLPSALERARGKFLGAFRHAIVTLDPDTAHPDLVLSGDQKCVRWERARQRLPSTPERFDSVSCVLGREGFTSGRHCWEVEVGHGECWALGVASESVSRKGGISRSPEGGIWAVQQWGGQFWALTSPVTRLYLSLPHRIRVCLDCDQRQVTFIDPGTEALIFSFPPGSLPRERIRPWLRVWPESQLSLRP comes from the exons ATGCCCCGCCCCGCCTCGCGAGGCAGCAGCCCCCTGGCCCGGGGAGCCCCGCCCGGCAGAGCGAAGCCCTGGGGCCCCTCCGCTGattcagccccgcccctctccctgcccaggccccgcccaccgcgCTGCCATTGGCCCCTGGGCGGAGGCTCCCCGCGCGCAGCGAACCCCGTTGCGGGCCGCTCCCTGCGGGCACTGGGGCGCGAATTGCGGAGGAGCCGTTGGTGCCGTTACTCGCCGGCGGAGGAGCCGAG GTCCTGGGTGCATCGTGTGCACACGGTGGTTCCTTTGGAGGAAGCTGCCCAGAAGTACAAG GGGAAAATCcaggcccatttgaagactctgaggaaagcgagagaaaagctgctgggatggAAAGTGACCAGAGAGGGGagaagccaggagtatctg aaacagatacaagccgagaggcagaagattgtggccgagtttcagcagctgcggcagttcctggaggaacaagagcgactcctgctggcccagctggagaagctggacaaggagattgggaggctccagactgacactgtcaggaaactcTCTGTACAGATTTCCCATCTCAGTGAGCGGAttggtgagctggaggggacgtgtcagaagccagcgagtgaatttctgcag GATGTCAGAAGCACCTTGAGCAG gtgtgagacggggccgttccagctgccagaggagatttcTCCTGAACTGGACGAGCGAGTCAggggtttctcccagaaaacgactgctctgtcggagactctgaggcAGTTCACAG acacgctgccctctgcactggagagagcaagaggaaagttcCTGGGAGCTTTTAGACACG CGattgtgactctggatccagacacggctcatCCTGACCTCGTCCTGTCTGGGGATCAGAAATGTGTGAGATGGGAACGTGCACGGCAGcgactgcccagcaccccggagAGATTTGACTCTGTGTCCTGTGTGCTGGGTCGTGAGGGattcacctcggggagacattgttgggaggtggaggtggggcatGGGGAATGCTGGGCCTTGGGGGTGGCTAGtgagtctgtgagcaggaagggaggaaTCAGCCGTAGCCCTGAGGGGGGTATCTGGGCTGTGCAGCAGTGGGGTGGTCAGTTCTGGGCTCTCACCTCCCCTGTGACCCGCCTGTATCTGAGCCTCCCACAcaggatccgggtttgtctggactgtgaccagcggcaggtgacatttatcgatcCTGGTACTGAAGCCCTGATCTTCTCTTTCCCACCTGGCTCCCTTCCTcgggagagaatccgaccctggctCCGGGTGTGGCCAGAATCCCAGCTCAGCCTGCGCCCCTGa
- the LOC102444087 gene encoding zinc finger protein RFP-like isoform X2: MAAASPMESLQEEVTCSLCLDYFKDPVITACGHNFCRACLIRCWEGPGPAIPCPQCRAAVQQRHTWPNRQLANMVSIVQQLSLQAIQGAKGGRVCRAHQEPLKLFCEEDQAPICMVCDRSWVHRVHTVVPLEEAAQKYKGKIQAHLKTLRKAREKLLGWKVTREGRSQEYLKQIQAERQKIVAEFQQLRQFLEEQERLLLAQLEKLDKEIGRLQTDTVRKLSVQISHLSERIGELEGTCQKPASEFLQDVRSTLSRCETGPFQLPEEISPELDERVRGFSQKTTALSETLRQFTAIVTLDPDTAHPDLVLSGDQKCVRWERARQRLPSTPERFDSVSCVLGREGFTSGRHCWEVEVGHGECWALGVASESVSRKGGISRSPEGGIWAVQQWGGQFWALTSPVTRLYLSLPHRIRVCLDCDQRQVTFIDPGTEALIFSFPPGSLPRERIRPWLRVWPESQLSLRP, encoded by the exons ATGGCCGCAGCAAGCCCCATGGAAAGTCTTCAGGAGGAAGTGACATGTtctctttgcctggattatttcaAGGACCCCGTGATCACAGCCTGCGGGCACAATTTCTGTCGTGCCTGCCTCATACGATGCTGGGAGGGACCTGGCCCAGCCATCCCCTGCCCGCAATGCAGAGCAGCTGTGCAGCAGAGACACACCTGGCCCAACAGGCAGCTGGCAAACATGGTGTCAATAGTCCAGCAGCTGAGTCTGCAGGCAATTCAGGGAGCAAAGGGGGGTAGGGTATGCAGGGCACACCAGGAGCcgctgaagctgttctgtgaggAGGATCAAGCCCCCATCTGTATGGTCTGCGACAGGTCCTGGGTGCATCGTGTGCACACGGTGGTTCCTTTGGAGGAAGCTGCCCAGAAGTACAAG GGGAAAATCcaggcccatttgaagactctgaggaaagcgagagaaaagctgctgggatggAAAGTGACCAGAGAGGGGagaagccaggagtatctg aaacagatacaagccgagaggcagaagattgtggccgagtttcagcagctgcggcagttcctggaggaacaagagcgactcctgctggcccagctggagaagctggacaaggagattgggaggctccagactgacactgtcaggaaactcTCTGTACAGATTTCCCATCTCAGTGAGCGGAttggtgagctggaggggacgtgtcagaagccagcgagtgaatttctgcag GATGTCAGAAGCACCTTGAGCAG gtgtgagacggggccgttccagctgccagaggagatttcTCCTGAACTGGACGAGCGAGTCAggggtttctcccagaaaacgactgctctgtcggagactctgaggcAGTTCACAG CGattgtgactctggatccagacacggctcatCCTGACCTCGTCCTGTCTGGGGATCAGAAATGTGTGAGATGGGAACGTGCACGGCAGcgactgcccagcaccccggagAGATTTGACTCTGTGTCCTGTGTGCTGGGTCGTGAGGGattcacctcggggagacattgttgggaggtggaggtggggcatGGGGAATGCTGGGCCTTGGGGGTGGCTAGtgagtctgtgagcaggaagggaggaaTCAGCCGTAGCCCTGAGGGGGGTATCTGGGCTGTGCAGCAGTGGGGTGGTCAGTTCTGGGCTCTCACCTCCCCTGTGACCCGCCTGTATCTGAGCCTCCCACAcaggatccgggtttgtctggactgtgaccagcggcaggtgacatttatcgatcCTGGTACTGAAGCCCTGATCTTCTCTTTCCCACCTGGCTCCCTTCCTcgggagagaatccgaccctggctCCGGGTGTGGCCAGAATCCCAGCTCAGCCTGCGCCCCTGa
- the LOC102444087 gene encoding zinc finger protein RFP-like isoform X3, giving the protein MEGVRACAEEGAMAAASPMESLQEEVTCSLCLDYFKDPVITACGHNFCRACLIRCWEGPGPAIPCPQCRAAVQQRHTWPNRQLANMVSIVQQLSLQAIQGAKGGRVCRAHQEPLKLFCEEDQAPICMVCDRSWVHRVHTVVPLEEAAQKYKGKIQAHLKTLRKAREKLLGWKVTREGRSQEYLKQIQAERQKIVAEFQQLRQFLEEQERLLLAQLEKLDKEIGRLQTDTVRKLSVQISHLSERIGELEGTCQKPASEFLQDVRSTLSRCETGPFQLPEEISPELDERVRGFSQKTTALSETLRQFTDTLPSALERARGKFLGAFRHAIVTLDPDTAHPDLVLSGDQKCVRWERARQRLPSTPERFDSVSCVLGREGFTSGRHCWEVEVGHGECWALGVASESVSRKGGISRSPEGGIWAVQQWGGQFWALTSPVTRLYLSLPHRIRVCLDCDQRQVTFIDPGTEALIFSFPPGSLPRERIRPWLRVWPESQLSLRP; this is encoded by the exons ATGGAGGGAGTTCGCGCATGCGCAGAAG AAGGAGCCATGGCCGCAGCAAGCCCCATGGAAAGTCTTCAGGAGGAAGTGACATGTtctctttgcctggattatttcaAGGACCCCGTGATCACAGCCTGCGGGCACAATTTCTGTCGTGCCTGCCTCATACGATGCTGGGAGGGACCTGGCCCAGCCATCCCCTGCCCGCAATGCAGAGCAGCTGTGCAGCAGAGACACACCTGGCCCAACAGGCAGCTGGCAAACATGGTGTCAATAGTCCAGCAGCTGAGTCTGCAGGCAATTCAGGGAGCAAAGGGGGGTAGGGTATGCAGGGCACACCAGGAGCcgctgaagctgttctgtgaggAGGATCAAGCCCCCATCTGTATGGTCTGCGACAGGTCCTGGGTGCATCGTGTGCACACGGTGGTTCCTTTGGAGGAAGCTGCCCAGAAGTACAAG GGGAAAATCcaggcccatttgaagactctgaggaaagcgagagaaaagctgctgggatggAAAGTGACCAGAGAGGGGagaagccaggagtatctg aaacagatacaagccgagaggcagaagattgtggccgagtttcagcagctgcggcagttcctggaggaacaagagcgactcctgctggcccagctggagaagctggacaaggagattgggaggctccagactgacactgtcaggaaactcTCTGTACAGATTTCCCATCTCAGTGAGCGGAttggtgagctggaggggacgtgtcagaagccagcgagtgaatttctgcag GATGTCAGAAGCACCTTGAGCAG gtgtgagacggggccgttccagctgccagaggagatttcTCCTGAACTGGACGAGCGAGTCAggggtttctcccagaaaacgactgctctgtcggagactctgaggcAGTTCACAG acacgctgccctctgcactggagagagcaagaggaaagttcCTGGGAGCTTTTAGACACG CGattgtgactctggatccagacacggctcatCCTGACCTCGTCCTGTCTGGGGATCAGAAATGTGTGAGATGGGAACGTGCACGGCAGcgactgcccagcaccccggagAGATTTGACTCTGTGTCCTGTGTGCTGGGTCGTGAGGGattcacctcggggagacattgttgggaggtggaggtggggcatGGGGAATGCTGGGCCTTGGGGGTGGCTAGtgagtctgtgagcaggaagggaggaaTCAGCCGTAGCCCTGAGGGGGGTATCTGGGCTGTGCAGCAGTGGGGTGGTCAGTTCTGGGCTCTCACCTCCCCTGTGACCCGCCTGTATCTGAGCCTCCCACAcaggatccgggtttgtctggactgtgaccagcggcaggtgacatttatcgatcCTGGTACTGAAGCCCTGATCTTCTCTTTCCCACCTGGCTCCCTTCCTcgggagagaatccgaccctggctCCGGGTGTGGCCAGAATCCCAGCTCAGCCTGCGCCCCTGa
- the LOC102444087 gene encoding zinc finger protein RFP-like isoform X6 — protein MAAASPMESLQEEVTCSLCLDYFKDPVITACGHNFCRACLIRCWEGPGPAIPCPQCRAAVQQRHTWPNRQLANMVSIVQQLSLQAIQGAKGGRVCRAHQEPLKLFCEEDQAPICMVCDRSWVHRVHTVVPLEEAAQKYKGKIQAHLKTLRKAREKLLGWKVTREGRSQEYLKQIQAERQKIVAEFQQLRQFLEEQERLLLAQLEKLDKEIGRLQTDTVRKLSVQISHLSERIGELEGTCQKPASEFLQDVRSTLSRCETGPFQLPEEISPELDERVRGFSQKTTALSETLRQFTDTLPSALERARGKFLGAFRHAFTASSGKEFPRLTV, from the exons ATGGCCGCAGCAAGCCCCATGGAAAGTCTTCAGGAGGAAGTGACATGTtctctttgcctggattatttcaAGGACCCCGTGATCACAGCCTGCGGGCACAATTTCTGTCGTGCCTGCCTCATACGATGCTGGGAGGGACCTGGCCCAGCCATCCCCTGCCCGCAATGCAGAGCAGCTGTGCAGCAGAGACACACCTGGCCCAACAGGCAGCTGGCAAACATGGTGTCAATAGTCCAGCAGCTGAGTCTGCAGGCAATTCAGGGAGCAAAGGGGGGTAGGGTATGCAGGGCACACCAGGAGCcgctgaagctgttctgtgaggAGGATCAAGCCCCCATCTGTATGGTCTGCGACAGGTCCTGGGTGCATCGTGTGCACACGGTGGTTCCTTTGGAGGAAGCTGCCCAGAAGTACAAG GGGAAAATCcaggcccatttgaagactctgaggaaagcgagagaaaagctgctgggatggAAAGTGACCAGAGAGGGGagaagccaggagtatctg aaacagatacaagccgagaggcagaagattgtggccgagtttcagcagctgcggcagttcctggaggaacaagagcgactcctgctggcccagctggagaagctggacaaggagattgggaggctccagactgacactgtcaggaaactcTCTGTACAGATTTCCCATCTCAGTGAGCGGAttggtgagctggaggggacgtgtcagaagccagcgagtgaatttctgcag GATGTCAGAAGCACCTTGAGCAG gtgtgagacggggccgttccagctgccagaggagatttcTCCTGAACTGGACGAGCGAGTCAggggtttctcccagaaaacgactgctctgtcggagactctgaggcAGTTCACAG acacgctgccctctgcactggagagagcaagaggaaagttcCTGGGAGCTTTTAGACACG ctttcaccgcatcctctggcaaggagttccccaggctgactgtgtga